In the genome of Streptococcus mitis, one region contains:
- a CDS encoding beta-ketoacyl-ACP reductase (catalyzes the formation of 3-hydroxybutyryl-CoA from acetoacetyl-CoA in polyhydroxyalkanoate synthesis), with the protein MQLKNKNIFVTGSSRGIGLAIAHKFAQVGANIVLNSRGPISEELLAEFSDYGVKVVPISGDVSDFADAKRMVEQAIAELGSVDVLVNNAGITQDTLMLKMTEADFEKVLKVNLTGAFNMTQSVLKPMMKARKGAIINMSSVVGLMGNIGQANYAASKAGLIGFTKSVAREVANRNIRVNAIAPGMIESDMTAVLSDKVKDAMLAQIPMKEFGQAEQVADLTVFLAGQDYLTGQVVAIDGGLSM; encoded by the coding sequence ATGCAACTAAAAAATAAGAATATCTTTGTTACAGGTTCGAGTCGTGGAATTGGTCTTGCTATTGCCCACAAGTTTGCTCAAGTAGGGGCCAACATCGTCTTAAACAGTCGTGGGCCTATCTCAGAAGAATTGCTCGCTGAATTTTCAGACTACGGTGTCAAGGTAGTTCCTATTTCAGGTGATGTGTCTGATTTTGCAGACGCTAAGCGTATGGTTGAGCAAGCTATTGCAGAGCTGGGTTCAGTAGATGTTTTGGTTAACAATGCAGGAATTACCCAAGATACCCTGATGCTCAAGATGACAGAAGCAGATTTTGAAAAAGTGCTCAAGGTTAACCTGACTGGCGCCTTTAACATGACACAATCAGTCTTGAAACCGATGATGAAAGCCAGAAAAGGTGCTATCATTAATATGTCTAGTGTTGTTGGTTTGATGGGAAATATCGGTCAAGCTAATTATGCTGCTTCTAAGGCTGGTTTGATTGGTTTTACCAAGTCTGTGGCGCGTGAAGTGGCCAATCGCAATATCAGGGTTAATGCTATCGCACCTGGAATGATTGAGTCCGATATGACAGCAGTCCTATCAGACAAGGTAAAAGATGCCATGTTGGCGCAAATTCCTATGAAAGAATTTGGGCAAGCAGAACAAGTTGCAGATTTAACAGTATTTTTAGCAGGCCAAGATTATCTAACTGGTCAAGTGGTTGCCATTGATGGTGGCCTCAGTATGTAG
- a CDS encoding acetyl-CoA carboxylase biotin carboxyl carrier protein subunit — protein sequence MNLNDIKDLMAQFDQSSLREFSYKNGTDELQFSKNEARLVPEVAPQVAPAPVPATPSPVAPSSASAETVVEETSVPAEASVDAEGDLVESPLVGVAYLSAGPDKPAFVSVGDSVKKGQTLVIIEAMKVMNEIPAPKDGVVTEILISNEEMVEFGKGLVRIK from the coding sequence ATGAATTTAAACGATATTAAAGACTTGATGGCTCAATTTGATCAGTCAAGTTTGAGAGAATTTTCTTATAAGAATGGGACGGATGAGTTGCAGTTTAGCAAAAATGAAGCTAGACTTGTGCCTGAAGTTGCACCTCAAGTTGCTCCAGCACCCGTTCCAGCAACACCGAGTCCAGTGGCTCCTTCATCTGCTTCAGCAGAGACTGTAGTGGAAGAAACTTCGGTACCAGCCGAAGCAAGTGTGGATGCTGAGGGAGATCTTGTAGAGAGCCCACTTGTTGGGGTGGCTTACTTGTCTGCTGGTCCAGATAAACCTGCCTTCGTTTCAGTTGGTGATAGTGTCAAAAAAGGCCAAACATTGGTGATTATCGAAGCCATGAAAGTCATGAATGAAATTCCAGCACCTAAGGATGGTGTGGTAACAGAAATTCTCATTTCTAACGAAGAAATGGTTGAGTTTGGTAAAGGATTGGTACGCATCAAATGA
- a CDS encoding glutamyl-tRNA amidotransferase — protein sequence MNFETVIGLEVHVELNTNSKIFSPTSAHFGNDQNANTNVIDWSFPGVLPVLNKGVVDAGIKAALALNMDIHKKMHFDRKNYFYPDNPKAYQISQFDEPIGYNGWIEVELEDGTTKKIGIERAHLEEDAGKNTHGTDGYSYVDLNRQGVPLIEIVSEADMRSPEEAYAYLTALKEVIQYAGISDVKMEEGSMRVDANISLRPYGQEKFGTKTELKNLNSFSNVRKGLEYEVQRQAEILRSGGQIRQETRRYDEANKATILMRVKEGAADYRYFPEPDLPLFEISDEWIEEMRTELPEFPKERRARYVADLGLSDYDASQLTANKVTSDFFEKAVALGGDAKQVSNWLQGEVAQFLNAEGKTLEQIELTPENLVEMIAIIEDGTISSKIAKKVFVHLAKNGGGAREYVEKAGMVQISDPAVLIPIIHQVFADNEAAVADFKSGKRNADKAFTGFLMKATKGQANPQVALKLLAQELAKLKED from the coding sequence ATGAACTTTGAAACAGTCATTGGACTTGAAGTCCACGTAGAGCTCAACACCAATTCAAAAATCTTCTCACCTACTTCTGCCCACTTTGGAAATGACCAAAATGCCAACACTAACGTGATTGACTGGTCCTTCCCAGGAGTTCTGCCAGTTCTCAATAAAGGTGTTGTTGATGCCGGTATCAAGGCAGCTCTTGCCCTCAACATGGACATCCATAAAAAGATGCACTTTGACCGCAAGAACTACTTCTATCCTGATAATCCCAAAGCCTACCAAATTTCTCAATTTGATGAGCCAATTGGTTACAATGGATGGATTGAAGTTGAGCTAGAAGACGGTACGACCAAGAAAATCGGTATCGAACGCGCCCACCTAGAGGAAGACGCTGGTAAAAACACCCACGGTACAGATGGCTACTCTTATGTTGACCTCAACCGCCAAGGTGTTCCATTGATTGAGATCGTATCTGAGGCTGACATGCGTTCGCCAGAAGAAGCCTATGCTTATCTGACAGCCCTCAAGGAAGTTATCCAGTATGCTGGTATTTCTGACGTTAAGATGGAAGAAGGTTCTATGCGTGTGGATGCCAACATCTCCCTTCGTCCTTATGGTCAAGAAAAATTCGGTACCAAGACAGAGTTGAAGAACCTCAACTCCTTCTCAAACGTTCGCAAGGGGCTTGAATACGAAGTCCAACGTCAGGCTGAAATCCTTCGCTCAGGTGGTCAAATTCGCCAAGAAACACGCCGTTACGATGAAGCTAACAAGGCAACTATCCTCATGCGTGTCAAGGAAGGTGCTGCAGACTACCGCTACTTCCCAGAACCAGACCTACCTCTCTTTGAAATTTCAGATGAGTGGATTGAGGAAATGCGAACTGAATTGCCAGAGTTTCCAAAAGAACGCCGTGCACGCTACGTGGCTGACCTTGGCTTGTCAGACTACGATGCTAGCCAGTTGACTGCAAACAAGGTCACTTCTGATTTCTTTGAAAAAGCTGTTGCTCTCGGTGGCGATGCTAAACAAGTCTCTAACTGGCTCCAAGGTGAGGTTGCTCAGTTCTTGAACGCTGAAGGCAAGACACTGGAACAAATCGAATTGACACCAGAAAACTTGGTTGAAATGATTGCCATCATCGAAGACGGCACTATCTCTTCTAAGATTGCTAAGAAAGTCTTTGTCCACCTGGCGAAAAATGGCGGTGGAGCGCGTGAATACGTGGAAAAAGCAGGCATGGTCCAAATCTCAGATCCAGCTGTCTTGATTCCAATTATCCACCAAGTCTTTGCGGATAACGAAGCAGCCGTTGCCGACTTCAAGTCAGGCAAACGTAATGCAGATAAGGCCTTCACAGGATTCCTTATGAAAGCAACCAAAGGCCAAGCCAATCCACAAGTCGCCCTTAAACTCCTTGCACAGGAATTGGCGAAGTTGAAAGAAGACTAA
- a CDS encoding acetyl-CoA carboxylase carboxyl transferase subunit alpha (catalyzes the carboxylation of acetyl-CoA to malonyl-CoA; forms a tetramer composed of two alpha (AccA) and two beta (AccD) subunits; one of the two catalytic subunits that can form the acetyl CoA carboxylase enzyme together with a carrier protein; these proteins present a shorter N-terminus): MNIAKIVREAREQSRLTTLDLATGIFDEFIQLHGDRSFRDDGAVVGGIGWLEDQAVTVVGIQKGKSLQDNLKRNFGQPHPEGYRKALRLMKQAEKFGRPVVTFINTAGAYPGVGAEERGQGEAIARNLMEMSDLKVPIIAIIIGEGGSGGALALAVADRVWMLENSIYAILSPEGFASILWKDGSRAMEAAELMKITSHELLEMDVVDKVISEAGLSSKELIKTVKKELQDELAILSQKSLEELLEERYQRFRKY, encoded by the coding sequence ATGAATATTGCAAAAATAGTCAGAGAAGCGCGTGAGCAGAGTCGCTTGACAACCTTGGACTTGGCGACAGGCATTTTTGATGAATTTATCCAGTTACATGGTGACCGTTCTTTCCGAGATGATGGTGCAGTTGTGGGTGGTATAGGCTGGCTTGAAGACCAAGCTGTAACAGTGGTTGGCATCCAAAAAGGCAAGAGTTTACAAGACAACCTCAAACGGAATTTTGGCCAACCGCATCCAGAAGGTTACCGTAAGGCCTTACGTTTGATGAAACAGGCTGAAAAGTTTGGCCGTCCAGTTGTGACCTTTATCAATACTGCAGGTGCCTATCCTGGTGTGGGGGCGGAAGAACGTGGACAGGGAGAAGCTATTGCTCGCAATCTCATGGAAATGAGTGACCTGAAAGTTCCGATTATTGCTATCATTATTGGTGAAGGTGGTTCAGGTGGGGCTCTGGCTCTAGCAGTCGCAGACCGTGTCTGGATGTTGGAAAATTCTATCTATGCGATTCTCAGCCCAGAAGGCTTTGCTTCCATTCTATGGAAGGATGGCAGTCGTGCCATGGAAGCAGCAGAGTTGATGAAAATCACTTCACATGAGTTGTTAGAAATGGACGTGGTGGACAAGGTGATTTCTGAAGCAGGACTTTCTAGTAAAGAACTGATTAAGACTGTCAAAAAAGAACTTCAAGATGAGCTAGCTATACTCTCACAAAAATCGCTAGAAGAGTTGTTGGAAGAACGTTATCAACGATTTAGAAAATACTAA
- a CDS encoding antitermination protein NusB, protein MTSPLLESRRELRKCAFQALMSLEFGTDMETACRFAYTHDREDEDVQIPAFLLNLVSGVQAQKDELDKQINQYLKSGWTVERLTLVEKNLLRLGIFEIISFDTPQLVAVNEAIELAKNFSDQKSARFINGLLSQFVTEENE, encoded by the coding sequence ATGACTAGTCCATTATTAGAATCTAGACGCGAACTTCGTAAATGCGCTTTTCAAGCTCTCATGAGCCTTGAATTTGGCACAGACATGGAAACAGCTTGTCGCTTTGCCTACACACATGACCGTGAAGATGAAGATGTACAAATTCCAGCCTTTCTTCTGAACTTGGTTTCTGGTGTTCAAGCTCAAAAAGACGAGTTGGATAAACAAATCAACCAGTACCTCAAGTCCGGCTGGACAGTTGAACGCTTGACCTTGGTCGAAAAAAACTTACTACGCTTGGGTATCTTTGAAATCATTTCATTTGATACACCTCAGCTGGTAGCAGTCAATGAAGCCATTGAACTTGCCAAGAATTTTTCAGATCAAAAATCAGCCCGCTTTATTAACGGACTGCTCAGTCAATTTGTAACTGAAGAAAATGAATAA
- a CDS encoding 3-hydroxyacyl-[acyl-carrier-protein] dehydratase FabZ, which translates to MIDIQGIKEALPHRYPMLLVDRVLEVSEDTIVAIKNVTINEPFFNGHFPQYPVMPGVLIMEALAQTAGVLELSKPENKGKLVFYAGMDKVKFKKQVVPGDQLVMTATFVKRRGTIAVVEAKAEVDGKLAASGTLTFAIGN; encoded by the coding sequence ATGATCGATATTCAAGGAATCAAAGAAGCTCTACCCCATCGTTATCCCATGCTCCTAGTAGACCGTGTCTTGGAAGTGAGCGAAGACACCATTGTTGCCATCAAAAATGTGACCATCAATGAGCCTTTCTTTAACGGTCATTTTCCTCAATACCCAGTTATGCCAGGTGTTCTGATCATGGAAGCCTTGGCGCAAACAGCTGGTGTCTTGGAGTTGTCAAAACCTGAAAATAAAGGAAAACTGGTCTTTTACGCTGGTATGGACAAGGTTAAATTCAAGAAGCAAGTTGTACCAGGCGACCAATTGGTTATGACGGCGACTTTTGTAAAACGTCGCGGTACCATCGCTGTGGTTGAAGCAAAGGCTGAAGTGGATGGCAAGCTTGCAGCTAGTGGTACTCTCACCTTTGCAATAGGGAACTAA
- a CDS encoding beta-ketoacyl-[acyl-carrier-protein] synthase II produces MKLNRVVVTGYGVTSPIGNTPEEFWNSLTTGKIGIGPITKFDHSNFDVHNAAEIQDFPFDKYFVKKDTNRFDNYSLYALYAAQEAVNHAKLDVEAIDKDRFGVIVASGIGGIKEIEDQVLRLYDKGPKRVKPLTLPKALPNMASGNVAMRFGANGVCKSINTACASSNDAIGDAFRSIKFGFQDVMLVGGSEASITPFAIAGFQALTALSTTEDPSRASIPFDKDRNGFVMGEGSGMLVLESLEHAEKRGATILAEVVGYGNTCDAYHMTSPHPEGQGAIKAIKLALEEAEISPEQVAYVNAHGTSTPANEKGESGAIVAVLGKDVPVSSTKSFTGHLLGAAGAVEAIVTIEAMRHNFVPMTAGTSEVSDYIEANVVYGQGLEQEIPYAISNTFGFGGHNAVLAFKRWENK; encoded by the coding sequence ATGAAACTAAATCGTGTAGTAGTAACAGGTTATGGAGTGACATCTCCAATCGGAAATACACCAGAAGAATTTTGGAATAGTTTGACAACTGGAAAAATCGGAATTGGTCCAATTACAAAATTTGATCATAGTAACTTTGATGTGCATAATGCAGCAGAAATCCAAGATTTTCCTTTTGATAAATACTTTGTAAAGAAAGATACCAACCGTTTTGATAACTATTCTTTGTATGCCTTGTATGCAGCCCAAGAAGCTGTCAACCACGCTAAGCTGGATGTAGAGGCTATTGACAAGGATCGTTTTGGTGTTATCGTTGCATCTGGTATTGGTGGAATCAAAGAAATTGAAGATCAAGTGCTTCGCCTCTATGATAAAGGACCAAAACGTGTGAAACCATTGACCCTTCCAAAAGCCTTGCCAAATATGGCTTCAGGAAATGTTGCCATGCGTTTTGGAGCAAACGGTGTTTGTAAATCCATCAATACTGCCTGCGCTTCATCAAATGACGCGATTGGAGATGCCTTCCGCTCAATCAAGTTTGGTTTCCAAGATGTTATGTTGGTAGGTGGTTCAGAAGCCTCTATCACACCTTTTGCTATCGCTGGTTTCCAAGCCCTAACAGCTCTCTCTACTACAGAAGACCCAAGTCGTGCCTCTATTCCATTCGATAAGGACCGCAATGGTTTTGTCATGGGTGAGGGTTCTGGGATGTTGGTTCTTGAAAGTCTTGAACACGCCGAAAAACGTGGCGCTACTATCCTGGCTGAAGTGGTTGGTTACGGTAATACTTGTGATGCCTATCATATGACTTCTCCACATCCAGAAGGTCAGGGAGCCATCAAGGCCATCAAACTAGCCTTGGAAGAAGCTGAGATTTCTCCAGAGCAAGTAGCCTATGTCAATGCTCATGGAACGTCAACTCCTGCTAATGAAAAAGGAGAAAGTGGTGCTATCGTAGCTGTTCTTGGTAAGGACGTACCTGTGTCATCAACCAAGTCATTCACAGGACATTTGCTGGGTGCTGCAGGTGCGGTAGAAGCTATCGTCACAATTGAAGCTATGCGTCATAACTTTGTACCAATGACAGCTGGAACAAGTGAAGTATCAGATTATATCGAAGCCAATGTCGTTTATGGACAAGGCTTGGAGCAAGAAATTCCATACGCTATTTCAAATACCTTTGGTTTTGGTGGTCACAATGCAGTTCTTGCTTTCAAACGTTGGGAGAATAAATAA
- a CDS encoding elongation factor P (Involved in peptide bond synthesis; alters the affinity of the ribosome for aminoacyl-tRNA): MIEASKLKAGMTFETADGKLIRVLEASHHKPGKGNTIMRMKLRDVRTGSTFDTSYRPEEKFEQAIIETVPAQYLYKMDETAYFMNTETYDQYEIPVVNVENELLYILENSDVKIQFYGTEVIGVTVPTTVELTVAETQPSIKGATVTGSGKPATMETGLVVNVPDFIEAGQKLIINTAEGTYVSRA, encoded by the coding sequence ATGATTGAAGCAAGCAAATTGAAAGCTGGTATGACATTTGAAACTGCAGACGGAAAATTGATCCGCGTTTTGGAAGCTAGCCACCACAAACCAGGTAAAGGGAACACGATCATGCGTATGAAACTGCGTGATGTCCGTACTGGTTCTACATTTGACACAAGCTACCGTCCAGAAGAAAAATTCGAACAAGCTATTATCGAGACTGTTCCAGCTCAATACTTGTACAAAATGGATGAAACTGCCTACTTCATGAACACTGAAACTTACGACCAATACGAAATTCCAGTCGTAAACGTTGAAAATGAATTGCTTTACATCCTTGAAAACTCTGATGTGAAAATCCAATTCTATGGAACTGAAGTAATCGGTGTAACTGTACCAACTACTGTTGAATTGACAGTTGCTGAAACACAACCATCTATCAAAGGTGCTACTGTTACAGGTTCTGGTAAACCAGCAACTATGGAAACTGGACTTGTTGTCAACGTTCCTGACTTCATCGAAGCTGGACAAAAATTGATCATCAACACTGCAGAAGGAACTTACGTTTCTCGTGCCTAA
- a CDS encoding acetyl-CoA carboxylase carboxyl transferase subunit beta: protein MALFSKKDKYIRINPNRSVREKPQAKPEVPDELFSQCPSCKHTIYQKDLGSERICPHCSYTFRISAQERLALTIDMGTFKELFTGIESKDPLQFPGYQKKLATMREKTGLDEAVVTGTALIKGQTVALGIMDSNFIMASMGTVVGEKITRLFEYATVEQLPVVLFTASGGARMQEGIMSLMQMAKISAAVKRHSNAGLFYLTILTDPTTGGVTASFAMEGDIILAEPQSLVGFAGRRVIENTVRESLPEDFQKAEFLLEHGFVDAIVKRRDLPDTIASLVRLHGRSPR, encoded by the coding sequence ATGGCTCTATTTAGTAAAAAAGATAAGTATATTCGAATCAATCCCAATCGTTCGGTTAGGGAAAAACCTCAAGCCAAGCCAGAGGTTCCAGATGAACTATTCTCCCAGTGTCCGAGTTGTAAGCATACCATCTATCAGAAGGATCTGGGAAGTGAGCGTATCTGTCCGCACTGTAGCTATACCTTTCGTATTTCTGCCCAAGAACGCTTGGCTTTGACGATTGATATGGGAACCTTCAAGGAATTGTTTACAGGGATTGAAAGTAAGGATCCCTTGCAATTCCCTGGTTACCAAAAGAAACTGGCAACCATGCGTGAAAAAACAGGTCTGGATGAAGCTGTTGTGACAGGAACTGCTCTTATTAAAGGTCAGACTGTGGCTCTTGGGATTATGGATTCCAACTTTATCATGGCTTCTATGGGTACGGTTGTAGGTGAAAAAATCACTCGTTTGTTTGAGTATGCGACTGTCGAACAATTGCCAGTTGTTCTCTTCACAGCCTCTGGTGGAGCCCGTATGCAGGAAGGAATCATGAGTCTCATGCAGATGGCCAAGATTTCTGCAGCAGTTAAACGTCATTCAAATGCAGGCCTCTTTTACCTGACCATTTTGACAGATCCAACGACTGGTGGTGTGACAGCTTCTTTCGCTATGGAAGGCGATATCATTCTGGCTGAACCACAGAGTTTGGTTGGTTTTGCTGGGCGTCGTGTCATTGAAAATACGGTTCGTGAAAGCTTGCCTGAGGATTTCCAAAAGGCAGAATTCCTATTGGAGCATGGCTTTGTGGATGCTATTGTCAAACGAAGAGACTTGCCAGATACTATTGCTAGCCTAGTCAGATTGCACGGAAGGAGTCCTAGATGA
- a CDS encoding ACP S-malonyltransferase, giving the protein MTKTAFLFAGQGTQYLGMGRNLYDQYPIVKETIDQASQVLGYDLRHLIDTEAEKLNQTRYTQPAILATSVAIYRLLQEKGYQPDMVAGLSLGEYSALVASGALEFEDAVALVAKRGAYMEEAAPAGSGKMVAVLNTPVEVIEEACQKASELGVVTPANYNTPAQIVIGGEVVAVDRAVELLQEAGAKRLIPLKVSGPFHTALLEPASQKLAETLAQVSFSDFTCPLVGNTEATVMKKEDIAPLLTRQIKEPVRFYESIAVMQEAGVTNFIEIGPGKVLSGFVKKIDKRAKLATVEDQASLEALLGN; this is encoded by the coding sequence ATGACTAAAACAGCTTTTTTATTTGCTGGTCAAGGTACCCAGTATCTAGGGATGGGACGGAATCTTTATGATCAGTATCCGATTGTCAAAGAAACGATTGATCAAGCCAGTCAGGTACTCGGTTATGATTTGCGTCATCTCATCGATACAGAAGCAGAAAAACTCAATCAGACCCGCTATACCCAACCAGCTATTTTAGCGACTTCAGTTGCTATCTACCGTTTATTGCAAGAGAAGGGCTATCAGCCTGATATGGTTGCTGGTTTGTCCCTTGGAGAATATTCTGCCTTGGTGGCCAGCGGTGCCTTGGAGTTTGAAGATGCGGTTGCCTTGGTAGCTAAGCGTGGAGCCTATATGGAAGAAGCGGCTCCTGCTGGTTCTGGCAAGATGGTCGCAGTTCTCAATACGCCAGTAGAGGTCATTGAGGAAGCCTGTCAAAAAGCTTCTGAACTTGGAGTGGTTACCCCAGCCAACTATAACACACCTGCACAAATCGTGATTGGTGGAGAAGTGGTTGCGGTTGACAGAGCTGTTGAACTCTTGCAGGAAGCTGGTGCCAAGCGCTTGATTCCTCTCAAGGTGTCAGGTCCCTTTCATACCGCTCTCCTTGAGCCTGCTAGCCAAAAACTAGCTGAAACTCTAGCTCAAGTAAGTTTTTCAGATTTTACTTGTCCCCTAGTTGGCAATACAGAAGCTACGGTCATGAAAAAAGAAGACATTGCTCCACTCTTGACGCGTCAGATCAAGGAACCGGTTCGTTTCTATGAGAGTATTGCAGTTATGCAAGAAGCAGGAGTAACCAACTTTATCGAGATTGGACCCGGGAAAGTTTTGTCAGGCTTTGTGAAAAAAATTGATAAAAGGGCTAAACTAGCCACTGTTGAAGATCAGGCGAGCTTGGAAGCTCTTCTAGGAAACTAG
- a CDS encoding acetyl-CoA carboxylase biotin carboxylase subunit (an AccC homodimer forms the biotin carboxylase subunit of the acetyl CoA carboxylase, an enzyme that catalyzes the formation of malonyl-CoA, which in turn controls the rate of fatty acid metabolism), translating to MFRKILIANRGEIAVRIIRAARELGIATVAVYSTADKEALHTLLADEAVCIGPGKATESYLNINAVLSAAVLTEAEAIHPGFGFLSENSKFATMCEEVGIKFIGPSGHVMDMMGDKINARAQMIKAGVPVIPGSDGEVHNSEEALIVAEKIGYPVMLKASAGGGGKGIRKVEKPEDLVSAFETASSEAKANYGNGAMYIERVIYPARHIEVQILGDEHGNVIHLGERDCSLQRNNQKVLEESPSIAIGKTLRNEIGAAAVRAAESVGYENAGTIEFLLDEASGNFYFMEMNTRVQVEHPVTEFVSGVDIVKEQIRIATGQPLSVKQEDIVLRGHAIECRINAENPAFNFAPSPGKITNLYLPSGGVGLRVDSAVYPGYTIPPYYDSMIAKVIVHGENRFDALMKMQRALYELEIEGVQTNADFQLDLISDRNVIAGDYDTSFLMETFLPKYQEKE from the coding sequence ATGTTTCGAAAAATTTTAATTGCCAATCGCGGTGAAATTGCGGTTCGTATTATTCGTGCGGCGCGTGAATTGGGGATTGCGACGGTAGCGGTCTATTCAACTGCCGATAAGGAAGCCCTTCATACGCTTTTAGCAGATGAGGCGGTTTGTATTGGCCCTGGTAAGGCAACTGAGTCTTATCTTAACATTAATGCGGTTCTATCAGCTGCAGTCTTGACTGAAGCAGAAGCGATTCACCCTGGTTTTGGATTTCTCAGTGAAAACTCCAAATTTGCAACCATGTGTGAAGAGGTTGGCATCAAGTTTATCGGTCCATCTGGCCATGTTATGGATATGATGGGGGACAAGATTAATGCACGTGCTCAGATGATTAAAGCAGGCGTGCCCGTCATTCCGGGTTCGGATGGAGAAGTGCATAACTCTGAGGAAGCCTTGATTGTTGCTGAAAAAATTGGCTACCCTGTTATGCTCAAGGCTTCAGCAGGTGGTGGTGGGAAAGGGATTCGCAAGGTTGAAAAACCAGAAGACCTTGTTTCAGCCTTTGAAACAGCCTCAAGTGAAGCCAAGGCCAATTATGGCAATGGTGCCATGTACATAGAACGGGTTATCTATCCAGCTCGTCACATCGAGGTTCAAATCCTAGGAGATGAACATGGAAATGTAATCCATTTGGGGGAACGAGATTGCTCTCTTCAACGGAATAACCAAAAAGTTTTAGAAGAAAGTCCTTCGATTGCAATTGGGAAAACGCTACGCAATGAAATTGGTGCTGCGGCTGTTCGAGCGGCAGAGTCTGTTGGTTATGAGAATGCAGGGACCATTGAGTTTCTTCTTGATGAAGCTAGTGGCAATTTCTATTTCATGGAGATGAATACTCGTGTACAAGTAGAACATCCAGTAACAGAATTTGTTTCAGGTGTGGATATCGTTAAGGAACAAATTCGCATTGCGACAGGTCAACCTCTGTCTGTTAAGCAAGAGGATATTGTCCTACGTGGTCATGCTATTGAATGTCGTATCAATGCAGAAAATCCAGCCTTCAACTTTGCTCCAAGTCCAGGTAAGATTACCAATCTCTATCTGCCAAGTGGGGGAGTTGGCTTGCGCGTGGATTCAGCAGTTTATCCAGGCTACACCATTCCGCCTTATTATGATAGTATGATTGCCAAAGTCATCGTTCACGGCGAAAATCGTTTTGATGCCTTGATGAAAATGCAACGTGCCCTCTATGAACTAGAGATAGAGGGGGTGCAGACCAATGCTGATTTCCAGCTTGACCTCATTTCAGATCGCAATGTCATTGCTGGGGATTACGATACTTCCTTCTTGATGGAAACCTTCTTACCCAAATATCAAGAAAAAGAATAA